A segment of the Amycolatopsis thermophila genome:
CGGTGCTCATCCCGTTCTTCGCGTTCGCGCTCGGCTCCAGCATCGACCTGAAGTCGGTGTGGCGCGCGGGCCTGCTCGGCATCGGGCTCGGCGTGTTCGTCTTCCTGGTCACGGGTGCGGTGCTGCTGCTCGCGGACAAGTTCACCGGCGGGAACGGCGTCGCGGGCATCGCGGCCGCCTCCACGGCGGGCAACGCCGCGGCGGTACCGGCGATCGTCGCCTCGGCGAACCCGGCCTACCACGCCGCGGCGGCGCAGGCGACGATTCTGGTGGCGGCCTCGGTGGTGGTGACGTCGTTGCTGGTCCCGTTCGCCACCGCCTGGTTCGCCGCCCGGGCCAGGGCGAAGGAGGAACGCGTGGCCGAGGAGGCGAAACCGTGAGCGACCGGCTCGTGATCGTCGCCGACGACCTCACCGGCGCGGCCGACGCCGCGGCCGCCTACGGGCCGTCCGCCGGCGTCACGGTGTCGCTCGACGCGTCGGCCCCGTTGCCGGACGCCGAGATCGTCGCCGTCGACACCGACAGCAGGCATCGCGGCCCCGCGTTCGCGGCCGCGGCCGTGACCGCCGCGGTGCGCGCCGCGGCCGCCGCCGGCATCCCGGTGTACAAGAAGATCGACTCGACGCTGCGCGGCAACATCGCCGCCGAGGTCGGTGCGGCGCTGCGCGAACTCTCCGCGACCGCGCTGCTCGCGCCCGCGTTCCCGGGCACGGGCCGGACCGTGACCGGTGGCATCCTGCGGGTCAACGGCGAGTCGCTCGGCGACTTGCGCAAGCTGTTCCACGAAAGCGGTTTGCGCACCGCGCTGATCCCGCTCGAGACAGTCCGTCGTGGACCGTCCGAAGTGGTCGCCGCCTATCGCGCCGCGGACGCCGACGTGATCTGCGCCGACGCGGAAACCGAGCACGACCTGGCGGTGCTGGCCGCCGCCGGGGCGGCGCTCGGGCCGGACGTCCTGCTCGTCGGCTCGGCCGGACTGACCCGGGTGGCGGCCCGCTCTCGCGGCACCGGCGCCCGGGCGTTCCCGCCGCCGGCGCCGGGTTCCGTGCTCACCGTGCTCGGCAGCTACTCGGGGCCGGCCCGCGAGCAGCGAGCCGCGCTGATGGCCTCCGGTGAGGTCACCGCGGTCGCGGTCGCGGTCGCGGCGCCGTTCGGTCCGCCGCAACAGGACCGCGCGCTCGCCCAGCTGTCCCATGCGGACGCGGACCTGCTGCTCGTGCCCGATCCCGCCGCGGCCGTCGAGCGCCGCAACGCCGCCGCCGTGGCCGCCGCGCTCGCCGCCGTCGCGGGCCGGTATCTCGCCGCGCACCGGGAAACGTTGGCAGGCCTCGTGCTCACCGGCGGCGAGACCGCCCGGGCCGTGCTGCTCGCCGCGGGCGTCACCCGGTTCGAGGTGCTGGGCGAGGTCGAGCCCGGCGTGGTCCGCGCCCGGGTGCCCGGGCTCGGCGGCCTGCCGCTGATCACCAAGGCGGGCGCGTTCGGCGAGCCGGGCACGCTCGACCGCGCTCGCCGCACGCTGCACCTGCCGGCCGCGCACGCCGCGGCCGCGCGCTGACGAAGGAGGAAGGACTTTCCATGGCACGTCCCATCGTCGCCATCACCATGGGGGACGCCGCGGGCGTCGGCCCGGAGGTCGTGGTCAAGGCACTGGCCGAGGAGCAGCTCTACGCCTCGTGCCGCCCGCTCGTCGTGGGCGACGCCGCGCGGCTGCGCAAGGCCGTCGAGATCACCGGCGTCGCGCTGACGGTCGAGGCCGTCGGGTCGCCGGAGGAGGGCGGGTACCGGGCGGGCGTGATCGACTGCCTGGACCTGGGCGTGATCCCCGAAGACCTGCCCTTCGGCACGTTGTCGCCGGTCGCGGGCGACGGGGCGTACCGGTTCGTCAAGGTCGCCACCGAACTCGCCGTCGCGGGCCGGGTGCAGGCGATCTGCACGGCACCGCTGAACAAGGAGGCGCTGCACGCGGCCGGGCACAAGTACCCGGGGCACACCGAGTTGCTCGCCGCGCTCACCGGCACGCCCGAGGTGTCGATGATGCTCGCCGCGCCGAAACTGCGCGTCGTGCACGTGACGACCCACATCGGGCTGGTGGACGCGGTCGCCAGGATCGAGCCCGGCCTGGTCGCGCGCACCATCCGGCGCGGGGACGAGACGCTGCGCAAGTCCGGCGTCGCGCGCCCGCGCATCGCGGTGTGCGGGATCAACCCGCACGCCGGCGAGAACGGGCTGTTCGGGCACGGTGAGGAGGAGGAGAAGGTCGCGCCCGCGGTCGAGGAGTGCCGGGCCGAGGGGATCGACGTCACCGGGCCGCTGCCGGCGGACACGGTGTTCTTCCGCGCCGTGCGCGGGGACTTCGACCTGGTGGTCGCGATGTACCACGACCAGGGGCACGGCCCGGTGAAGGTGCTGGGGCTCGACGCCGGGGTGAACATTACGATCGGCCTGCCGGTGATCCGCACCAGCGTGGACCACGGCACGGCGTTCGACATCGCGGGCACCGGAAAGGCCGATGCGGCCAGCATGCTGGAGGCGCTGCGGCAGGCGGTCGAGCTGGCGCCGGAGGCGAAGGAGGAGCAGGCGTCGTGAACGCGAGCACGCGGCGAGCCGCGATCCGGGACCTGCTGCGGACGAGGCCGGTCGGGGTCGACGAGCTCGCCGTGCGCTTCGACGTGACCGCGTCGACCATCCGCCGTGATCTCGCCATGCTCACCGAGGCCGGCGAGATCGTGCGCACCTACGGCGGCGCACTCGCCCCCGGCGGCGACGAACAACCGTTGCACGAGCGCGAAACGATGGCCGGCGTCGAGAAGGCGGCCATCGCGCGCGAAGCCGAGAAGCACATCGAACCGGGACAGCTGCTGTTCTTCGACGCGGGCACGACGGTCGGGGCGCTGGCTGCGCGGCTGACCGGCTGGCGCGGGATCAGCGTCGCCTCGACGGGCCTGACCACGATCAACGCGCTTGCCGACGCGGAGGGCGTGGAGCTCATCGCGCTCGGCGGCGTGGTGCGGCACATCAGCCAGGGGACGGTGGGGCCACTGACGGAGCTCGCCCTGACGCGGCTGACCGCCGACGCGGTGTACCTGAGCGGCGACGGCGTGACCGCGGAGCGCGGCGTGTGCGAGGCGAGCGCCGAGCAGGCTGCCGTGAAGCGGCGGCTGATCGAGCAGGCCGCGGCGGTCTTCGTCCTCGCCGACGCGAGCAAGCTCGGCCGAGCCGGCTCGCACTGGTGGACGCCGCTGCCCGCGCGATGGACGCTGATCACCGACGCGTCGGCGACCGAGCAGCAGCTCGCGCCGTTCCACGCCCTCCCCGGCGTGACGGTCGTCGTGGCTGAGGGGTAGCGGCGAGGCCGGGGCGAGCGGTAGCGGGGGAGGGCTGGGGCGAGGCAAGCGCGGCAGGCCGGGGCTGTGCAGCCCGATCGCCCGGGTGGCGACGCGCCACTGCCCGTCCGCCACCTGCGGCTGGTCCGGCTGCTGCGGGTGCCTGCCCGCGGTCGGTCTCCCGTTGCTCGCTTGGCGAGTGGCGTTGCTTTGCGCCTCACGGCGGCTGGTCCCTCCGCCGTGGGTGCCGTGCCCGCGGTCTCCCGTTGCTCGTTTGGCGAGCGGCGTTGCTTTGCGCCTCACCGCGGTCGGTCCCGTCGCCAACCAGTGGCGTCCGTTGTGCGCCTGCCGAACGTTGCCGCTCCGCCACCACCCGCGGCTCGTCCCGTCGCCGCCGCCGCGCGGGTGTCGCGCAGCCCGAGCACCCGGCCGGCGAAACGCCGCCGCGCCCGCCGCCCGGGTGCCGCCCGCCGCTCCGCCACCCCCCGCGGCTCCTCCCGTCGCCGCCGCCGCGCGGGTGTCGCGCAGCCCGAGCACCCGGCCGGCGAAACGCCGCCGCGCCCGCCGCCCGGGTGCCGCCCGCCGCTCCGCCACCCCCCGCGGCTCGTCCCGCCGCCGTCCGGGTGCCGCCCGCCAGCGGTATCCCTTGCCCCAGGCGGACGCTGCTGCACCACCCGTCACGTGCGGCTCGTCCCGCGCCCCTGGCCCCCCTGCCGACGGCCGCGCCCCGTGCCCGTCTGGCGACCGCCGCGCCCTGGCCCCTGCCGACCGCCGCGGCCTGGCCCCTGCCGACGGCCGCGCCCCGTGCCCGTCTGGCGACCGCCGCGCCCTGGCCCCTGCCGACCGCCGCGGCCTGGCCCCTGCCGACCGCCGCGGCCCCACAGCTCGTCCCGCCGCCACCGCCTCATGCCTGCCATCCCCGGTCCCGCAAGCGCGGCCCCGCCCCGGCCCACGCCCGCACACACCCTCCGGGCGCCCGGCCCTCCCCGGCCGAGCCTTGCCTTCGGGCTAGCGACGGGTTACCTTACGCCTAACCAGCATTCACCTAACGAGCGAAGGTGCTCAGCGTGCAGACGACTAGCGAGACGAGTGCGGGCACGGTCTCCGGCTCGGCCTACACCCGCCGCGAACGCGGCATGATCATTACGGCCGCGGTGAGCGGTTGGGGCCTGGAGTACTTCGACCTCGTCATCCTGTCGCTGCTGGCGAGCAACGTCGCGAGCGACTTCCACGTCTCCACCGCGGCGGTCGGCGGGGTGTTCACCGCACAGCTCGCGGCGACGGCGGTCGGCGGTGTGCTGTTCGGCTGGCTCGCCGATCGTTACGGCCGCCGCCGGGTGCTGACCTGGACGATCTGGATCTTCGCGATCGGCACCGGGCTCGGCGCGCTCGCGCCGAACTTCGGGATCTTCGTGCTGCTGCGGATGGTCGCCGGCATCGGTATCGGCGGGGAATGGGCCACCGGCTTCTCGCTGCTCAACGAAGCGTGGTCGCCGAAGCGCCGCGGGTTGGCCGGCGGGGCGGTGCAGGCCGCGATCTGGCCGGCGTACGCGATCGGGATCTTCGTCGCCGGCGCGGTGCCGAGCTGGCGATGGGCCTTCGCGATCGGTGCGGTCCCGGCCCTGTTCGCCGTCGTCATCCGGTTCTTCTGCCCGGAATCCAAGCAGTGGCAGGAACTGCGCCGCGCCCGCGCGGCGGGCGAGCTGCCGCCGGACGACCGCCAGGACTCGATGCGCCGCCTGTTCCGCCGGGGCAACGTGCGGCTCGTCGTGCTCGGCACGTTGCTCGTCTTCGGCGCGCAGTACTCCTACTACGTCTACTCGTCCTGGATGCCGACCTTCCTCAAGACGGGCCTGCACCTCGGCGCGAGCGGCACACAAACCGTGCTCTACGTCAGCGCCGGCATCTCGCTGGTGTCCTACCTGGCCGCCGGCGCGCTGGGCGACCGCTGGGGCCGGAAGCGCTCGCTGCTCGCCTTCGCCGCCGTGCAACTCGTGGCGTTCGTCGCCTTCGCGGTCTTCATCGCCGCGCACGCTTCGGTCGGTGCGGTGATCATCGCGTACTACGTGATTTCGTTCGGACTGGGCTATTTCGCCATCTTCGGCGCGTGGTTCGGCGAATTGTTTGCCACGCCGATCCGCGCCACCGGTTCGAGTTTCTGCTACTCCGTCGGGCGCGGCATCGCGAGCTTCGGCCCCGGGCTCGTCGGCTTGCTCGCGGCGAAATTCGGCCTGGGCGGCGG
Coding sequences within it:
- the pdxA gene encoding 4-hydroxythreonine-4-phosphate dehydrogenase PdxA gives rise to the protein MARPIVAITMGDAAGVGPEVVVKALAEEQLYASCRPLVVGDAARLRKAVEITGVALTVEAVGSPEEGGYRAGVIDCLDLGVIPEDLPFGTLSPVAGDGAYRFVKVATELAVAGRVQAICTAPLNKEALHAAGHKYPGHTELLAALTGTPEVSMMLAAPKLRVVHVTTHIGLVDAVARIEPGLVARTIRRGDETLRKSGVARPRIAVCGINPHAGENGLFGHGEEEEKVAPAVEECRAEGIDVTGPLPADTVFFRAVRGDFDLVVAMYHDQGHGPVKVLGLDAGVNITIGLPVIRTSVDHGTAFDIAGTGKADAASMLEALRQAVELAPEAKEEQAS
- a CDS encoding DeoR/GlpR family DNA-binding transcription regulator; its protein translation is MNASTRRAAIRDLLRTRPVGVDELAVRFDVTASTIRRDLAMLTEAGEIVRTYGGALAPGGDEQPLHERETMAGVEKAAIAREAEKHIEPGQLLFFDAGTTVGALAARLTGWRGISVASTGLTTINALADAEGVELIALGGVVRHISQGTVGPLTELALTRLTADAVYLSGDGVTAERGVCEASAEQAAVKRRLIEQAAAVFVLADASKLGRAGSHWWTPLPARWTLITDASATEQQLAPFHALPGVTVVVAEG
- a CDS encoding MFS transporter produces the protein MQTTSETSAGTVSGSAYTRRERGMIITAAVSGWGLEYFDLVILSLLASNVASDFHVSTAAVGGVFTAQLAATAVGGVLFGWLADRYGRRRVLTWTIWIFAIGTGLGALAPNFGIFVLLRMVAGIGIGGEWATGFSLLNEAWSPKRRGLAGGAVQAAIWPAYAIGIFVAGAVPSWRWAFAIGAVPALFAVVIRFFCPESKQWQELRRARAAGELPPDDRQDSMRRLFRRGNVRLVVLGTLLVFGAQYSYYVYSSWMPTFLKTGLHLGASGTQTVLYVSAGISLVSYLAAGALGDRWGRKRSLLAFAAVQLVAFVAFAVFIAAHASVGAVIIAYYVISFGLGYFAIFGAWFGELFATPIRATGSSFCYSVGRGIASFGPGLVGLLAAKFGLGGGISTGLFAVAAMMVTARFLTDRSGRAITASE
- a CDS encoding four-carbon acid sugar kinase family protein → MSDRLVIVADDLTGAADAAAAYGPSAGVTVSLDASAPLPDAEIVAVDTDSRHRGPAFAAAAVTAAVRAAAAAGIPVYKKIDSTLRGNIAAEVGAALRELSATALLAPAFPGTGRTVTGGILRVNGESLGDLRKLFHESGLRTALIPLETVRRGPSEVVAAYRAADADVICADAETEHDLAVLAAAGAALGPDVLLVGSAGLTRVAARSRGTGARAFPPPAPGSVLTVLGSYSGPAREQRAALMASGEVTAVAVAVAAPFGPPQQDRALAQLSHADADLLLVPDPAAAVERRNAAAVAAALAAVAGRYLAAHRETLAGLVLTGGETARAVLLAAGVTRFEVLGEVEPGVVRARVPGLGGLPLITKAGAFGEPGTLDRARRTLHLPAAHAAAAR